A stretch of the Pirellulales bacterium genome encodes the following:
- a CDS encoding PQQ-dependent sugar dehydrogenase, with protein sequence MSQPIRLFSLSHPRRRALRCEVLEARRLMHAGHEHDSEQVEVVAAALAGTPPATPVITEPLTDGLTLNPADVHMEAPIYFDADGDAHQSTDWEIWSLASNHRVWVTDAITGLERTHTHLGDGVFENELAGHTQLDYQTDYQLRVRFRDSTGAVSNWATREFQTGAPATVFSLAMQDVTNQPISEWLDGESNPIDLPGGAQPASLRMETSNAALLLALDGASGPNQVVNPAPLAAHGDVRIKLTAGTSGVNVAASVLSFTDNSGATRSIYLPSVSLQAGAQAIFWVAGDGSTYVGTAAQTEPDFSQLARASALPFVAIEPGYAIDEFAGGFQLPVNIEFLPNPGPNANDPLFYVTELYGTIKVVTRGGAVSTYATGLLNFNPTGNFPGTGEQGLAGIVVEPATGDVIVSLLYSSNPADELAPHYPKVIRLHSTDGGRTAATQSTIIDMAGEEQGQSHQISHLSIGPDGKLYVHMGDGFDPSTSLNLNTMRGKILRMNLDGTAATDNPFYDANNGVSAADYIYAYGFRNPFGGAWRAADGKLYEVENGPTRDRLAQVVAGGNYGYNGTDESMLTDAIYTWSPAHAPVNLTFIQPETFGGSLFPVDQQDHLFVTESGPTYATGPQMLGKRISEFVLDAAGNLVEGPTTLVEYNGVGKGTIVGLAAGPDGLYFTELYKDLGAGSPIEAGARIFRVRYRGQAEFSADAQTGVPTLTTHFTDASDVLSPTGWLWDFGDGTTSTEQNPTHLYTQAGNYDVTLSVTSAAGIATIHKPDFIHVAVISSGLIAEYYNEKDLSQLALVRSDATIDFDWSEGSPDPSMASDTFSVRWTGQITPQFSQTYTFYARSDDGVRLWIDGQLVIDQWVSQAPTEVAGSIALVAGKSYSIRMEYFDDMFGAVAQLSWSSPSVAKQIVPASALSPPNQSPTVIGVSLGRANGPSYAVPAGGEQLRRVPLGGVNEVQLTFSEAMNVNASHLTLRGPGNVVIPLTGFVTQPGAIAGTVVGIWKTSAPLGAGLYTLELADTIVDSLGKRLDGEWVNPPSVGGSGSAFPSGNGTAGGSFSFQFRLLPGDANGDQLVNGADYTSWADHFQQSNPPPTFAQGDFNGDGLVNGADYTLWADNFMPAASAALLVEETGPGAAKAPETIVLPASTSGATRPTNNSAARNILARAQLARAAYFAQWEQQAAGQRAWWSPISLIRWRIMARNDSPASFGERWSDG encoded by the coding sequence GCGGTGTGAGGTGTTGGAAGCGCGCCGGCTGATGCACGCCGGACATGAACATGATTCTGAGCAAGTGGAAGTCGTTGCGGCCGCGCTGGCCGGCACGCCACCTGCCACACCTGTAATCACCGAGCCGCTGACAGATGGCTTGACGCTCAATCCGGCCGACGTGCATATGGAGGCGCCGATTTACTTCGACGCGGATGGCGACGCCCACCAATCGACTGATTGGGAGATTTGGTCCCTGGCTTCCAACCATCGCGTGTGGGTCACGGATGCGATCACCGGGTTGGAGCGGACACACACGCATCTGGGGGACGGCGTCTTTGAGAATGAATTGGCTGGACACACGCAGCTTGATTATCAAACCGATTATCAGTTGCGGGTTCGATTCCGCGACTCGACCGGCGCCGTGAGCAATTGGGCGACACGCGAGTTTCAGACTGGCGCGCCCGCCACCGTGTTTTCATTGGCAATGCAAGATGTAACCAATCAGCCAATATCTGAATGGCTAGATGGCGAATCGAATCCGATCGACCTGCCAGGCGGCGCCCAACCGGCCAGTTTGAGAATGGAGACATCCAATGCGGCGCTTTTGCTGGCGCTGGATGGGGCGAGCGGACCGAATCAGGTTGTCAATCCGGCCCCGTTGGCAGCGCATGGTGATGTACGGATCAAGCTGACGGCGGGAACCTCGGGAGTGAATGTGGCCGCTTCGGTGCTATCGTTCACCGATAACTCGGGCGCTACGCGGTCTATTTACTTACCGAGCGTTAGTTTGCAGGCCGGCGCGCAAGCCATTTTTTGGGTGGCCGGGGACGGCAGCACCTACGTTGGGACCGCGGCGCAGACCGAGCCCGATTTCTCGCAGTTGGCACGAGCCTCGGCGCTGCCGTTCGTAGCGATCGAACCGGGATACGCAATTGACGAGTTCGCGGGCGGTTTTCAATTGCCGGTGAATATCGAGTTCTTGCCCAATCCAGGTCCGAATGCCAACGATCCGTTGTTTTACGTGACGGAGCTATACGGAACGATCAAGGTGGTCACCCGTGGTGGCGCGGTCTCGACTTACGCCACTGGCCTGTTGAACTTTAACCCAACGGGCAACTTTCCGGGCACGGGCGAGCAGGGGCTGGCTGGGATTGTGGTGGAGCCGGCGACAGGAGACGTGATCGTCTCGCTGCTTTACAGCAGCAACCCGGCGGATGAGCTAGCGCCTCACTACCCGAAAGTCATTCGCTTGCATTCCACTGATGGCGGGCGCACCGCTGCTACTCAATCGACCATCATCGATATGGCAGGAGAGGAACAAGGCCAGTCGCATCAAATCTCGCATCTGTCGATCGGCCCCGATGGAAAGCTCTATGTACATATGGGGGATGGATTCGATCCTTCCACCTCGCTCAACCTGAACACTATGCGCGGCAAGATTCTGCGCATGAATCTGGATGGCACGGCAGCAACCGACAATCCGTTTTACGACGCAAATAATGGCGTGTCTGCCGCTGATTACATCTACGCCTATGGTTTTCGCAATCCATTTGGCGGCGCTTGGCGAGCCGCCGACGGCAAACTCTACGAAGTGGAGAACGGACCCACTCGCGATCGCTTGGCGCAGGTAGTCGCTGGCGGCAACTATGGCTACAACGGCACCGACGAGAGCATGCTGACGGACGCGATCTATACATGGTCCCCCGCGCATGCGCCCGTGAACCTGACATTTATTCAGCCCGAAACATTTGGCGGCAGCTTGTTTCCGGTGGACCAGCAGGACCACTTATTTGTTACGGAAAGCGGTCCGACGTACGCAACAGGCCCGCAAATGCTGGGCAAGCGAATATCGGAGTTCGTTCTGGATGCGGCCGGCAATCTCGTCGAGGGACCGACGACGCTAGTGGAATACAACGGCGTGGGCAAAGGGACCATCGTGGGACTGGCCGCGGGTCCGGACGGCTTGTACTTCACCGAGTTGTACAAGGATCTCGGAGCCGGATCACCGATCGAGGCTGGCGCCAGAATCTTCCGCGTGCGGTATCGCGGCCAAGCCGAGTTTAGCGCCGACGCGCAAACGGGCGTGCCAACGTTGACGACGCACTTCACCGATGCCTCCGACGTGCTGTCGCCAACTGGCTGGCTATGGGATTTTGGAGACGGAACGACCAGTACCGAACAAAACCCAACCCACTTGTACACGCAGGCGGGCAACTATGATGTCACGCTGAGCGTCACCAGCGCCGCCGGAATCGCCACGATCCACAAGCCGGACTTCATTCATGTCGCCGTGATCAGCAGCGGCTTGATCGCCGAATACTACAACGAAAAGGATCTGTCGCAACTTGCCTTGGTGCGCAGCGACGCCACGATTGATTTTGATTGGAGCGAGGGTTCGCCCGACCCCAGCATGGCCAGCGACACATTTTCGGTTCGCTGGACCGGGCAAATCACGCCACAGTTTTCGCAAACGTACACGTTCTACGCGCGCAGCGATGACGGGGTGCGACTGTGGATTGATGGGCAGTTGGTCATTGATCAATGGGTGAGCCAGGCGCCGACCGAGGTCGCTGGCAGCATCGCATTGGTCGCCGGTAAGAGCTACTCCATACGCATGGAGTACTTTGACGATATGTTTGGCGCGGTGGCTCAGTTGTCCTGGTCGAGTCCGAGCGTCGCTAAGCAGATTGTCCCGGCCAGCGCGCTCTCGCCACCGAATCAATCGCCAACGGTGATTGGCGTCTCGCTGGGACGCGCGAATGGGCCGAGCTACGCGGTGCCCGCAGGGGGCGAACAACTGCGGCGCGTGCCGTTGGGGGGCGTGAATGAAGTGCAATTGACGTTCTCCGAAGCGATGAATGTCAATGCGTCGCATTTGACGCTGCGCGGCCCCGGCAACGTAGTGATTCCGCTGACGGGATTCGTCACGCAACCGGGCGCTATTGCAGGGACGGTGGTTGGCATCTGGAAGACAAGCGCACCCCTCGGCGCTGGACTGTATACGCTGGAACTTGCCGACACCATCGTCGATTCGCTTGGCAAGCGATTGGACGGCGAATGGGTCAATCCGCCGAGCGTTGGCGGCAGTGGCAGCGCTTTTCCATCTGGCAACGGAACCGCAGGTGGGAGTTTCAGCTTTCAATTTCGATTGCTGCCCGGCGACGCGAATGGGGACCAGCTAGTGAATGGCGCCGACTACACTTCTTGGGCCGATCATTTTCAGCAAAGCAATCCGCCGCCAACCTTTGCTCAAGGAGACTTTAACGGTGACGGATTGGTGAACGGCGCCGACTACACATTGTGGGCAGATAACTTCATGCCGGCGGCAAGCGCTGCGCTACTGGTTGAAGAAACAGGGCCCGGCGCCGCCAAGGCGCCTGAGACAATCGTACTGCCGGCATCTACTAGCGGCGCGACAAGACCAACGAACAACTCCGCTGCAAGAAACATCCTTGCCCGCGCGCAATTGGCGCGCGCCGCGTACTTTGCGCAATGGGAACAACAAGCGGCAGGCCAGCGGGCGTGGTGGAGCCCCATCAGCTTGATCCGCTGGAGAATCATGGCGCGCAATGACAGTCCTGCGTCTTTCGGCGAGCGGTGGTCCGACGGCTAG
- a CDS encoding DUF11 domain-containing protein has product MLKRLFAVLAIVFLLLSGLAYLLDAALAGQPSQSSWLDALLPRGSAAYAAEPMAMRPARASSRRALPARRIRAAEAMESDLAGVEPIPAHDPLHDQAVVVAPVSATDEFGPPHEDRDVVADLAAPTDVNTEHFTPLADLGSDAPESLVQSVASEPEIEIATDNAPSATSNYESGEPTLAEQSPTRHDEFQMVESAIEDGEHHGDAAAMLGPKHSPAPLGLTGAPDGATGAGSEVECGADEFDGSDDQQQSEADGALPSAGAVLLRWRTPREVSIGQQMHCGLEIKNTGGAVQNVVVRATLSKHVRLDGTNPKPQRKERQLIWQLGEIEENGKRLIEFELTPETEGEVTPQADVTFTRATQARIQVLRPDLELTLEGPAQMISGQAVMYEFKVHNPGSGRAHNVVIEATLPEPLKHPEGAKLSYSVGTLGPGESRLVQTPITGVKAGAWELSARATATGNLVVDRKLPVEVVSPRLQVAVDGPRLRYVDRQARYVVRVHNPGPAPANNVQVFDAVPAGFRFVEASSGGAYDSQTRQVAWFVGRLEPNATAEVDVQLLPIEVGEQQVSAIVKADSGVSEQAAASTRVEGVASIALDVIDADDPVEVNGETTYEIRVTNRGSRPASQVQVAAKLPSQMESLDVAGPTNGRVEAAQVIFDPLEQLDAGQTEVYRIKVRCLQAGHASFRAYFRTAETAKAVVEEELTRIYQDE; this is encoded by the coding sequence ATGCTGAAGCGACTCTTTGCCGTCCTGGCGATCGTGTTTTTGTTGTTGAGCGGACTCGCCTATCTGCTCGACGCCGCGCTTGCCGGCCAGCCGTCCCAAAGCTCGTGGTTGGATGCTTTGTTGCCGCGCGGGTCCGCGGCCTATGCCGCTGAGCCAATGGCCATGCGCCCGGCCAGGGCCAGTTCGCGGCGCGCCCTGCCTGCGCGTCGCATTCGCGCGGCCGAAGCCATGGAATCCGACCTGGCAGGCGTCGAACCAATACCCGCGCACGATCCGCTGCACGACCAAGCGGTTGTTGTCGCGCCCGTTTCCGCTACCGATGAGTTCGGTCCGCCCCACGAAGATCGAGATGTCGTCGCGGACTTGGCGGCGCCGACCGATGTGAACACTGAGCATTTCACGCCGCTGGCCGATCTGGGCAGCGACGCCCCCGAATCCCTCGTTCAGAGTGTTGCCTCAGAGCCGGAAATCGAAATTGCGACAGATAATGCGCCATCTGCCACCTCGAATTACGAGTCGGGCGAGCCAACTCTCGCCGAACAATCGCCGACTCGTCACGACGAATTCCAGATGGTCGAATCGGCGATCGAGGATGGCGAACACCATGGCGATGCGGCCGCGATGCTCGGACCCAAGCATTCGCCTGCGCCGCTTGGACTCACCGGAGCGCCCGATGGCGCCACTGGCGCGGGATCAGAAGTCGAGTGCGGAGCCGACGAGTTTGACGGCAGCGACGATCAGCAGCAATCCGAGGCTGACGGGGCGCTCCCATCCGCCGGAGCCGTGCTGCTTCGCTGGCGAACGCCGCGCGAGGTGAGCATCGGTCAGCAGATGCACTGCGGCCTCGAAATCAAGAACACCGGCGGCGCGGTTCAAAACGTTGTCGTCCGGGCAACTCTCTCCAAGCATGTGCGCCTCGATGGAACCAATCCCAAGCCACAGCGCAAAGAGCGTCAACTCATCTGGCAGTTGGGGGAGATCGAGGAAAATGGCAAGCGGCTGATCGAATTCGAACTGACTCCGGAAACAGAGGGCGAAGTCACGCCGCAAGCCGATGTCACTTTCACACGAGCTACGCAGGCCCGCATTCAGGTGCTGCGTCCCGACCTTGAGCTCACCCTCGAAGGGCCGGCCCAGATGATCAGCGGTCAGGCGGTCATGTACGAGTTCAAGGTCCACAATCCCGGTAGCGGGCGTGCGCATAATGTGGTGATCGAAGCCACCCTGCCCGAGCCGCTCAAGCATCCCGAAGGCGCCAAGTTGTCATACTCCGTCGGCACGCTGGGCCCTGGCGAGTCGCGCCTGGTGCAAACGCCCATCACCGGCGTCAAAGCCGGCGCGTGGGAACTGTCTGCTCGCGCCACCGCCACCGGCAACCTGGTGGTCGACCGCAAGTTGCCGGTCGAGGTCGTCAGTCCTCGCCTTCAGGTCGCTGTCGATGGTCCGCGGTTGCGCTATGTCGATCGCCAAGCGCGCTATGTCGTCCGCGTCCACAACCCGGGGCCAGCCCCCGCCAACAATGTGCAAGTCTTCGACGCGGTACCGGCCGGTTTCCGCTTTGTCGAAGCGAGCAGCGGCGGCGCTTACGACAGCCAGACGCGCCAGGTCGCTTGGTTTGTGGGACGCCTGGAGCCCAATGCCACGGCCGAAGTCGATGTGCAACTGTTGCCGATCGAAGTGGGCGAGCAACAAGTGTCCGCCATCGTCAAGGCCGACTCCGGAGTTTCCGAACAAGCCGCGGCGTCTACCCGAGTCGAAGGAGTGGCTTCGATCGCGCTTGATGTGATCGATGCCGACGACCCCGTCGAGGTCAACGGCGAAACGACTTACGAAATCCGCGTGACCAATCGTGGCTCACGTCCGGCCAGCCAAGTGCAGGTGGCCGCCAAGCTCCCGTCACAAATGGAATCGCTTGATGTCGCGGGCCCAACGAATGGCCGAGTGGAAGCCGCGCAGGTGATTTTTGACCCGCTGGAGCAACTCGACGCGGGCCAGACCGAAGTCTATCGCATCAAGGTGCGCTGTCTCCAAGCGGGCCATGCCAGCTTCCGCGCCTACTTCCGCACCGCCGAAACGGCCAAGGCGGTGGTCGAAGAGGAACTGACGCGCATCTATCAAGACGAGTAG